From a single Bradyrhizobium sediminis genomic region:
- a CDS encoding TonB-dependent receptor translates to MTVQRRRALCINGASWLLLCAMGNGATAQDAAPPPAATQLPEITVTAPSPIQRRKPVVASRTPARGARAVPAPDREPAPRPAAAAAAPQQGVLPVVTDQFATVTVVPNEEIRRAGGATLGDLLFSKPGITGSSFAPGASSRPIIRGLDNNRVGIVENGVGGGGVSDLGEDHFVPIDPLATSQIEVVRGPAALRYGSTSIGGVVSAANNRIPEALPSCAAAPFQSYGLPVKAPSATVSSPGCATVETRTAVSSVDRGGEGGILLDAGGGNFAVHADAYGRKAGDYNIPGYPYLFDQTRPVNGRQPNSSTQADGASIGGSYIFHGGFIGAAITQNDALYRIPGIDGADHQTRIDARQTKFSAKGEYRPDAAAIEAVRFWAGATGYKHNEIGLADPLDPATSGVRQTFTSKDQEGRAELQMMPFDARFATVTTAFGLQAGHQDLTASSPDDPGSPLNGLYDPNKNDRVAGYAFNELKFSETTKAQIAGRIERVDLSGTTPAFIPAVFDVNIDPASIGPATPRNLHFTPKSASAGLIQNLPWGLVASVTGQYVERAPKPAELFSRGAHDATSTFDIGNPDLGIETAKSIEVGLRRATGPLRFELTGYYTKFNGFIYRRLTGNTCDGTACVDIADPNQLELNQARYSQRDATFRGGEFQSQFDVGPLHGGIWGIENQFDVVRATFADGSNVPRIPPLRVGGGVFWRDANWLMRVNLLHAFAQNDIAAIGETPTAGYNLLKVEVSYKTKLDASRFGAREMTVGLVGNNLLNENIRNSVSYTKDEVLLPGIGVRAFANLKF, encoded by the coding sequence ATGACAGTCCAAAGAAGACGAGCGCTCTGCATCAATGGAGCAAGCTGGCTGCTGTTATGCGCGATGGGTAACGGCGCGACAGCCCAGGACGCGGCGCCGCCGCCAGCCGCCACGCAGCTGCCGGAAATCACCGTGACCGCGCCGAGCCCGATTCAGCGGCGCAAGCCGGTGGTCGCCTCGCGAACGCCCGCACGCGGCGCACGCGCGGTTCCCGCCCCTGATCGCGAGCCGGCGCCACGGCCGGCGGCTGCCGCAGCCGCACCTCAGCAGGGCGTGCTGCCCGTGGTCACCGATCAATTCGCGACGGTCACCGTGGTGCCGAACGAGGAAATCCGCAGGGCGGGCGGCGCCACGCTCGGCGATCTCCTGTTTTCCAAGCCCGGTATTACCGGGTCCAGCTTCGCTCCGGGCGCGTCGAGCCGGCCGATCATCCGGGGTCTCGACAACAACCGCGTCGGCATCGTCGAAAACGGTGTCGGCGGCGGCGGCGTCTCCGATCTCGGCGAGGATCATTTCGTGCCGATCGATCCCCTGGCGACCAGTCAGATCGAAGTGGTGCGCGGCCCCGCGGCGTTGCGTTACGGCTCGACCTCGATCGGCGGCGTCGTCAGCGCGGCGAACAACCGGATTCCGGAAGCGCTGCCCTCCTGCGCGGCGGCCCCGTTCCAGAGCTATGGCCTGCCGGTCAAGGCGCCATCGGCGACTGTGTCGTCGCCGGGCTGCGCGACGGTAGAGACACGAACCGCCGTCAGTTCGGTCGATCGCGGCGGCGAAGGCGGCATCCTGCTCGATGCCGGCGGCGGCAATTTCGCGGTTCACGCCGACGCCTATGGCCGCAAGGCCGGCGATTACAACATCCCGGGCTATCCGTATCTGTTCGACCAGACCCGGCCGGTCAACGGCCGTCAGCCCAATTCGTCGACCCAGGCCGACGGCGCGTCGATCGGCGGCTCCTATATCTTCCACGGCGGCTTCATCGGCGCGGCGATCACGCAGAACGACGCGCTGTATCGTATCCCCGGCATCGACGGCGCCGATCACCAGACCCGGATCGACGCCCGTCAGACCAAGTTTTCAGCCAAGGGCGAATACCGGCCGGACGCCGCCGCGATCGAGGCCGTCAGGTTCTGGGCCGGCGCCACCGGCTACAAGCACAACGAGATCGGGCTTGCCGACCCGCTCGATCCGGCGACATCAGGCGTCCGGCAGACCTTCACGAGCAAGGATCAGGAAGGCCGCGCCGAACTGCAGATGATGCCGTTCGACGCCCGCTTTGCGACCGTCACGACGGCGTTCGGCCTGCAGGCCGGTCACCAGGACCTGACCGCCTCGAGTCCGGACGATCCGGGCAGCCCGCTGAACGGATTGTACGACCCTAACAAGAACGACCGGGTCGCCGGCTACGCCTTCAACGAGCTGAAATTCAGCGAAACCACCAAGGCTCAGATTGCCGGGCGCATCGAGCGCGTCGATCTTTCCGGAACAACGCCGGCATTCATACCGGCAGTGTTCGACGTCAACATCGACCCTGCCAGCATTGGTCCTGCGACGCCGCGCAATCTGCATTTCACGCCGAAGAGCGCCAGCGCAGGCCTGATCCAGAATCTGCCATGGGGTCTGGTTGCCAGCGTCACCGGTCAATACGTCGAACGCGCGCCCAAACCGGCCGAGCTGTTTTCGCGCGGCGCACATGATGCGACCTCCACTTTCGATATCGGCAATCCCGATCTCGGCATCGAAACGGCAAAATCGATCGAGGTCGGGCTGCGGCGGGCGACAGGACCGTTGCGATTCGAACTCACCGGCTACTACACGAAGTTCAACGGCTTCATATACCGCCGGCTGACCGGCAACACCTGCGACGGGACGGCTTGCGTTGACATCGCCGATCCGAACCAGCTCGAGCTGAACCAGGCGAGGTATTCACAGCGCGACGCCACCTTCCGCGGCGGCGAATTCCAGAGCCAGTTCGACGTCGGACCGCTTCATGGCGGCATCTGGGGCATCGAGAACCAGTTCGATGTCGTTCGCGCCACCTTCGCCGACGGCAGCAACGTTCCCCGGATTCCGCCGCTGCGCGTCGGCGGCGGCGTGTTCTGGCGCGACGCCAACTGGCTGATGCGCGTCAACCTGCTGCATGCCTTCGCGCAGAACGATATCGCCGCCATCGGCGAGACGCCGACCGCGGGCTACAATCTGTTGAAGGTGGAGGTCAGCTACAAGACCAAGCTCGATGCGAGCCGGTTCGGCGCCCGCGAGATGACGGTCGGTCTGGTCGGCAACAATCTGTTGAACGAGAATATCCGCAACTCGGTCTCCTACACCAAGGACGAGGTGCTGCTGCCGGGCATCGGGGTGCGGGCGTTCGCGAACTTGAAGTTCTAG
- a CDS encoding DUF58 domain-containing protein: protein MATAIEHRGGEITAIRRADGESRTLAASLPRLVLEARRIAANVIHGLHGRRRAGAGESFWQYRRFVSGEPSQNVDWRRSARDDHLYVREQEWEAAHTVWLWPDRSPSMAFASKQARDSKLERGLIVTFALAELLVAGGERVGIPGLMNPTASRSVIDKMAQAMLHDDAARPSLPPSFVPSALAEIVVLSDFWSPMPEIRTILAGLSASGAHGTLVQIVDPAEESFPYSGRIEFVEPEGGGVITAGRAERWAGDYVARVALHRDEIRTETNKLDWLFSTHTTSRSAAELLLFLHSGMMVAKGSARGATVKVGRRA from the coding sequence ATGGCCACGGCAATCGAGCACAGAGGTGGAGAGATCACAGCAATCCGACGTGCCGATGGCGAAAGCCGAACGCTCGCCGCATCGCTGCCGCGCCTCGTGCTCGAAGCCCGCCGCATCGCCGCCAATGTGATCCACGGCCTGCATGGACGGCGGCGCGCCGGCGCCGGCGAGAGTTTCTGGCAATACCGCCGCTTCGTTTCCGGCGAGCCGTCGCAGAACGTCGACTGGCGACGCTCGGCGCGCGACGACCATCTCTATGTCCGCGAGCAGGAATGGGAGGCCGCGCATACGGTGTGGCTGTGGCCGGACCGTTCGCCGTCGATGGCGTTTGCCTCCAAACAGGCGCGCGACAGCAAGCTGGAACGCGGGCTGATCGTGACCTTTGCGCTCGCCGAGCTGCTGGTCGCCGGCGGCGAACGCGTCGGCATTCCCGGCCTGATGAATCCGACCGCGAGCCGCAGCGTGATCGACAAGATGGCGCAGGCGATGCTGCATGACGATGCCGCGCGGCCCAGCCTGCCGCCGTCGTTCGTGCCCTCGGCGCTGGCCGAAATCGTGGTGCTGTCGGACTTCTGGTCGCCGATGCCGGAGATCAGAACCATCCTTGCCGGACTGTCGGCCTCCGGCGCGCATGGCACGCTGGTGCAGATCGTCGACCCCGCTGAAGAGAGTTTCCCCTATTCCGGCCGCATCGAATTCGTCGAGCCCGAAGGCGGCGGCGTCATCACCGCGGGCCGCGCCGAACGATGGGCCGGCGATTACGTGGCCCGCGTGGCGCTGCATCGCGACGAGATTCGCACCGAGACCAACAAACTCGACTGGTTGTTCTCGACCCACACCACCAGCCGCTCGGCCGCCGAACTGCTGCTGTTCCTGCATTCCGGCATGATGGTAGCCAAGGGCAGCGCGCGCGGCGCCACCGTCAAAGTGGGGCGACGGGCATGA
- a CDS encoding DUF2946 family protein gives MKWFRSNIKHGSRLALLALALQFALSFGHSHGAAARTAPTIQPVAAQSDITSALVAPDAADSTAQPASHPEPDRQSGDACAVCAVIALAGTALFAAPPILLLPQAAEFRYLTTDAEFIHLNPASAAFQPRAPPAS, from the coding sequence ATGAAGTGGTTCCGCTCGAACATCAAACACGGCTCGCGGCTGGCGCTGCTGGCGCTGGCGCTGCAGTTCGCGCTGTCGTTCGGGCATTCCCATGGGGCCGCGGCGCGGACGGCGCCGACAATTCAGCCGGTCGCGGCGCAGTCCGACATTACTTCCGCCCTCGTCGCACCAGATGCAGCCGACAGCACCGCTCAGCCTGCATCCCATCCGGAGCCCGACCGGCAATCCGGCGACGCCTGCGCGGTCTGCGCCGTCATCGCGCTGGCGGGCACGGCGCTGTTTGCGGCGCCGCCGATCCTGCTGCTGCCGCAAGCGGCCGAATTTCGATACCTGACCACCGACGCCGAGTTCATCCATCTGAACCCGGCAAGCGCCGCCTTCCAGCCTCGCGCTCCCCCCGCCTCCTGA
- a CDS encoding DUF1285 domain-containing protein — translation MAKQGQSTNQGLEGLTAAATQAANTSPAGKALPPVHLWNPPFCGDLDMRIAGDGTWFYMGTPIGRPALVRLFSTILKREDGKHFLVTPVEKVGIRVDDAPFLAVEMTRETDGRGRLLRFRTNVDDWVACDSAHRLRFEAAADGGLTPYLHVRADLWAKVTRALYYDLVDMGEERVVDGRPMFGIESGGEFFAMADADEVRGAL, via the coding sequence ATGGCGAAGCAAGGGCAGAGCACCAATCAGGGCCTCGAAGGACTGACTGCTGCGGCTACGCAGGCCGCGAATACCAGCCCTGCCGGAAAGGCACTGCCTCCGGTGCATCTGTGGAATCCGCCGTTCTGCGGCGATCTCGACATGCGAATCGCCGGCGATGGTACGTGGTTCTATATGGGGACGCCAATCGGGCGGCCGGCGCTGGTCCGGCTGTTTTCAACCATCCTCAAGCGCGAGGACGGCAAGCACTTTCTCGTGACTCCGGTGGAGAAGGTCGGCATCCGCGTCGACGATGCGCCGTTTCTCGCGGTCGAGATGACCAGGGAAACCGACGGCCGCGGCCGGCTGTTGCGCTTCCGGACCAATGTCGACGACTGGGTGGCTTGCGATTCCGCCCACCGCCTGCGATTCGAGGCCGCCGCAGACGGCGGACTGACGCCCTATCTGCATGTCCGCGCCGATCTGTGGGCCAAGGTGACGCGGGCCTTGTACTACGATCTGGTTGACATGGGCGAGGAGCGGGTGGTCGATGGTCGTCCGATGTTCGGAATCGAATCCGGCGGCGAATTCTTTGCGATGGCGGATGCGGACGAGGTGAGGGGCGCGCTTTGA
- a CDS encoding DUF6111 family protein, whose amino-acid sequence MIRPVLTEIGIFLIPFAVYAAFLIATRSGLLVQASWPMHIIAKLAIGSLLLVVVSFVLLAHFSGASPNSTYIPAHIENGRLVPGVEK is encoded by the coding sequence ATGATCCGTCCGGTTCTCACGGAGATCGGCATTTTCCTGATCCCGTTCGCGGTCTATGCGGCGTTCCTGATTGCGACACGTTCCGGACTGCTGGTGCAGGCGTCATGGCCGATGCATATCATCGCCAAGCTGGCGATCGGCTCGCTGCTGCTGGTGGTGGTCAGTTTCGTGCTGCTGGCGCATTTTTCCGGCGCGTCGCCGAATTCGACCTACATCCCGGCGCATATCGAAAACGGCAGGCTCGTTCCCGGAGTAGAGAAATGA
- a CDS encoding AAA family ATPase, with protein sequence MAGADGVEKLEDVIVRSAEQVAGQIRAAKDAISTVIFGQDRVIENTLVTILSGGHALLIGVPGLAKTKLVETLGITLGLDAKRIQFTPDLMPSDILGAEVLDESSSGKRSFRFIAGPVFAQLLMADEINRASPRTQSALLQAMQEQHITVAGARHDLPKPFHVLATQNPLEQEGTYPLPEAQLDRFLMEIDVDYPDRDAERRILFETTGAEETLAKAAMNAEILISAQRLVRRLPVGDSVVEAILSLVRSARPGDEGGEAGKLIAWGPGPRASQSLMLAVRARALLDGRLAPSIDDVLDLAEPVLKHRMALTFSARAEGRTIPDVIRQLKTRIG encoded by the coding sequence ATGGCTGGTGCAGACGGTGTCGAAAAACTCGAGGACGTGATCGTGCGTTCGGCCGAACAGGTCGCCGGTCAGATCCGGGCGGCGAAGGATGCGATTTCCACCGTTATCTTCGGCCAGGACCGGGTGATCGAAAACACCCTGGTGACGATCCTGTCCGGCGGTCACGCGCTGCTGATCGGCGTGCCCGGCCTCGCCAAGACCAAGCTGGTCGAAACCCTGGGGATCACGCTCGGGCTCGACGCCAAGCGCATCCAGTTCACGCCGGACCTGATGCCGTCGGATATTCTCGGCGCCGAGGTGCTGGACGAGAGCAGTTCCGGCAAGCGCTCGTTCCGCTTCATCGCAGGTCCGGTATTCGCGCAGCTGTTGATGGCCGACGAAATCAATCGCGCCAGCCCGCGCACCCAGTCGGCGCTGCTGCAGGCCATGCAGGAACAGCACATCACGGTTGCGGGCGCACGCCATGATCTGCCGAAACCGTTCCACGTGCTGGCGACGCAAAACCCGCTGGAGCAGGAAGGCACCTATCCGCTGCCGGAAGCGCAGCTCGATCGCTTCCTGATGGAGATCGACGTCGACTATCCCGATCGCGACGCCGAGCGGCGCATCCTGTTCGAAACCACCGGCGCCGAGGAGACGCTGGCCAAGGCCGCCATGAACGCCGAGATCCTGATATCCGCGCAACGGCTGGTGCGGCGGCTGCCGGTCGGCGATTCCGTCGTCGAAGCGATCCTGTCGCTGGTGCGCTCGGCGCGTCCGGGAGACGAAGGCGGCGAGGCCGGCAAGCTGATCGCCTGGGGACCGGGTCCGCGCGCCAGCCAGTCGCTGATGCTCGCGGTCCGCGCCCGTGCGCTGCTCGACGGACGCCTCGCGCCCTCGATCGACGACGTGCTCGATCTGGCGGAACCCGTTCTCAAGCACCGTATGGCGCTGACCTTCTCCGCCCGCGCCGAAGGCCGCACCATTCCCGACGTGATCAGGCAACTGAAGACCCGGATCGGTTGA
- a CDS encoding CCA tRNA nucleotidyltransferase encodes MSEARVLDNAPWLRSGPAARVLALLNGSGEEARVIGGAVRNALLKIPVADIDIATTALPTEVIRRAKAAGIKSVPTGIDHGTVTLVVDAHPFEITTLREDTETFGRKATVAFGRDWVRDAERRDFTINGLSVDAAGVVHDHVGGLSDIAARRVRFIGDPAARIAEDYLRILRFFRIHAAYGSGQPDRAGYLACIGAHAGLATLSAERVRMEMLKLMVAGGAAGAVEAMAEGGLLQPIFGGVAYTGPFAAMIAAERLLGLAPDPIRRLGALAVAVTEDAKRVALRMRLSNAETKALDSMGHRWWRLAGMDEATARRRLYRLGEERYRDRLMLAWARAGGRVDAAHWRELATLPKRWSAPKFPLKAADFIARGITEGPLLGQVLALAEDAWLAADFPLDEAVVSGIADRAVARFARDNRL; translated from the coding sequence ATGAGCGAGGCGCGGGTGCTCGACAACGCGCCCTGGCTCAGATCCGGTCCGGCGGCCCGCGTGCTTGCGCTGCTCAACGGCAGCGGCGAGGAGGCGCGCGTGATCGGCGGCGCGGTCCGCAATGCGCTGCTGAAGATCCCGGTTGCCGATATCGACATCGCGACCACCGCCTTGCCCACCGAGGTGATCCGCCGCGCCAAGGCGGCCGGCATCAAGAGCGTGCCGACTGGCATCGACCACGGCACGGTGACGCTGGTGGTCGATGCGCATCCGTTCGAGATCACCACGTTGCGCGAGGACACCGAAACCTTCGGGCGCAAGGCGACGGTCGCGTTCGGCCGCGACTGGGTCCGCGACGCGGAACGGCGCGACTTCACCATCAACGGCCTGTCGGTCGACGCCGCCGGTGTCGTGCATGACCATGTCGGCGGCCTGAGCGATATCGCCGCCAGACGCGTGCGCTTCATCGGCGATCCCGCAGCGCGCATCGCCGAAGACTATCTGCGCATCCTCAGGTTCTTCCGCATCCACGCCGCCTATGGCTCGGGCCAACCGGACCGCGCCGGATACCTCGCCTGCATCGGCGCACATGCCGGCCTTGCGACCCTCTCCGCCGAACGCGTGCGCATGGAAATGCTCAAGCTGATGGTCGCAGGCGGCGCGGCCGGCGCGGTCGAGGCGATGGCGGAGGGCGGGCTGCTGCAGCCGATTTTCGGCGGCGTCGCCTATACCGGACCGTTCGCCGCGATGATCGCGGCGGAACGCCTGCTCGGACTGGCGCCGGACCCGATTCGCCGGCTCGGCGCGCTCGCGGTCGCCGTCACCGAGGACGCCAAGCGCGTCGCGCTGCGCATGCGCCTTTCCAACGCCGAAACCAAGGCGCTGGATTCCATGGGCCATCGCTGGTGGCGGCTCGCCGGCATGGACGAGGCCACCGCGCGGCGACGGCTCTACCGGCTCGGCGAGGAGCGTTACCGGGACCGGCTGATGCTGGCATGGGCGCGGGCGGGAGGGCGCGTCGATGCGGCGCATTGGCGCGAGCTTGCGACCCTGCCGAAGCGCTGGAGCGCCCCGAAATTCCCGTTGAAGGCGGCCGATTTCATCGCCCGCGGCATAACCGAGGGCCCGCTGCTCGGGCAGGTGCTGGCGCTGGCCGAAGACGCCTGGCTGGCGGCGGACTTCCCGCTGGATGAGGCCGTCGTGAGCGGCATTGCCGATCGGGCCGTGGCCCGCTTCGCCCGCGACAACAGGCTGTGA
- a CDS encoding DUF4159 domain-containing protein, with translation MAGLPLTFAEPLLLLGLLSLPALWWLLRVMPPRPRRIEFPPTRLLFDIAPKEETPSRTPWWLTALRLAAAALVILAAAGPIWNPQTGPAGSSAPLVILLDDGWSAASSWDSRVKAADELIANADNDRRGIALVPLSEPARDITLMPGGTARVALRQLAPKPYSIERVETLPAIERFLKATGDSEIAWLSDGVDTGRGPEFLEGLGKTIGDRALTIYDSGTSPPLALVAAENAAAKMTVKVLRAGGGGIAAGVVRAIDQKGSPIGEARFGFAPQDRETEASFDLPVELRNDIARLEISGERSAGAVQLLDKRWRRRAIGVVTGSTSDTAQPLLASTFYLTRALAPFADVRLGDRGAPQQAITQFLDQKLPMIVMADVGTLSPEIRERLNAWIEQGGVLVRFAGPRLAQADDDLVPVKLRRGGRSLGGSLTWEKPQHLASFPADGPFAGLVVPKDVTVSRQVLAEPDAALATRSWASLEDGTPLVTGEHRGKGVVSLFHVSADMRWSDLPMSGSFVEMLRRIVDVSGYTSTPGPGVAGEAKVETVAPLRTLDGFGAFGPPPSTAKPLPADFRDRATPEHPPGFYGPADGPLAVNALAAADRIAPLDTSSLRARHASYTNAEPRDLRGILLASALALFLIDAVIVALLGAGIAALLRRRAATAALAFAFALSTMMAAPWPARADNNDDFAIKAVSQTRLAYVVTGNADVDSIVKAGMAGLTLFLAQRTALEAGDPVGVDPARDELAFFPLIYWPVMPGAPKPPQDAINRIDAYMKQGGTVIFDTRDAIEAPPGPNGASQTPGMLALRSILSSLDVPELEPVPREHVLTKTFYLLRDFPGRFSTGQTWVETLPRDEDDEAASRPARGGDGVSPIIITSNDLAGAWALRPDGQPMLPLTPGEPRQREFAFRAGVNIVMYTLTGNYKADQVHAPALIERLGQ, from the coding sequence ATCGCCGGGCTCCCCCTCACCTTCGCCGAACCGTTGCTGCTGCTGGGCCTGCTGAGCCTGCCCGCGCTGTGGTGGCTGTTGCGGGTGATGCCGCCGAGACCGCGGCGCATCGAGTTTCCGCCGACGCGGCTGCTGTTCGATATCGCGCCGAAGGAAGAAACCCCCTCGCGCACCCCGTGGTGGCTGACCGCGTTGCGGCTTGCCGCCGCGGCGCTGGTTATTTTGGCCGCCGCGGGGCCGATCTGGAATCCGCAAACCGGGCCCGCCGGCTCCAGCGCGCCGCTGGTGATCCTGCTCGACGACGGCTGGAGTGCTGCTTCGAGCTGGGACAGCAGGGTCAAGGCCGCCGACGAACTGATCGCGAATGCCGACAACGACCGGCGCGGCATCGCACTGGTGCCGTTGTCGGAGCCTGCCCGCGACATCACCTTGATGCCGGGCGGCACGGCGCGGGTGGCGTTGCGCCAGCTGGCGCCCAAGCCCTATTCGATCGAGCGGGTGGAAACCCTGCCGGCCATCGAGCGTTTCCTGAAAGCCACCGGCGACAGCGAAATCGCCTGGCTGTCGGACGGCGTCGATACCGGACGCGGACCAGAATTTCTCGAAGGCCTCGGCAAGACGATCGGAGACCGTGCGCTGACCATTTACGACAGCGGCACCTCGCCCCCGCTCGCCCTGGTCGCGGCCGAGAATGCCGCGGCGAAAATGACGGTGAAGGTGCTGCGCGCCGGCGGCGGCGGCATTGCCGCGGGCGTCGTGCGCGCGATCGACCAGAAGGGCTCCCCGATCGGCGAGGCGCGCTTCGGCTTCGCGCCGCAGGATCGCGAGACCGAAGCGTCGTTCGATCTGCCGGTCGAGTTGCGCAACGACATCGCGCGGCTCGAGATTTCGGGCGAGCGATCGGCCGGCGCGGTGCAACTGCTCGACAAGCGCTGGCGCCGCCGCGCCATCGGCGTCGTCACCGGATCGACCAGCGATACCGCGCAGCCGCTGCTGGCCTCGACGTTCTATCTCACCCGCGCGCTGGCGCCGTTCGCCGACGTGCGGCTGGGCGATCGCGGCGCGCCGCAACAGGCGATCACGCAGTTCCTCGACCAGAAGCTGCCGATGATCGTGATGGCGGATGTCGGCACGTTGTCGCCTGAAATTCGCGAGCGCCTCAATGCATGGATCGAACAGGGCGGCGTGCTGGTGCGCTTTGCGGGCCCGCGTCTGGCGCAGGCCGACGACGATCTGGTGCCGGTCAAGCTGCGCCGCGGCGGACGCAGCCTCGGCGGCAGTCTCACCTGGGAAAAGCCGCAGCATCTGGCGTCGTTTCCGGCCGACGGACCGTTCGCGGGCCTGGTGGTGCCGAAGGACGTCACCGTCAGCCGCCAGGTGCTGGCCGAGCCGGATGCGGCGCTGGCGACCAGGAGCTGGGCCTCGCTGGAGGACGGCACGCCGCTGGTGACCGGCGAACATCGCGGCAAGGGCGTGGTCAGCCTGTTTCATGTCAGCGCCGACATGCGCTGGTCCGACCTGCCGATGTCCGGCAGCTTCGTCGAGATGCTGCGGCGGATCGTCGATGTGTCCGGCTACACCTCCACGCCCGGACCGGGCGTCGCGGGCGAGGCCAAGGTGGAAACGGTGGCGCCGCTGCGCACGCTCGACGGCTTCGGCGCGTTCGGACCGCCGCCGTCGACGGCGAAGCCGCTGCCCGCCGATTTCCGCGACCGCGCCACACCGGAACATCCGCCCGGCTTCTATGGTCCGGCCGACGGTCCGCTGGCGGTGAACGCGCTGGCCGCGGCCGACCGCATCGCGCCGCTCGATACCTCCTCGCTGCGCGCGCGGCACGCCAGCTACACCAATGCCGAGCCGCGCGATCTCAGGGGAATTCTGCTGGCGTCCGCGCTCGCGTTGTTCCTGATCGATGCCGTGATCGTCGCATTGCTCGGCGCCGGCATCGCCGCGCTGCTGCGGCGGCGCGCAGCGACGGCCGCACTGGCTTTCGCCTTCGCCCTGTCGACGATGATGGCGGCGCCGTGGCCGGCGCGAGCCGACAATAACGACGATTTCGCCATCAAGGCGGTTTCGCAAACCCGGCTGGCGTATGTCGTCACCGGCAATGCCGACGTGGATTCCATCGTCAAGGCGGGCATGGCCGGGCTGACGCTGTTTCTGGCGCAGCGCACGGCGCTCGAGGCCGGGGATCCCGTCGGGGTGGATCCGGCGCGCGACGAACTGGCGTTCTTCCCGCTGATCTACTGGCCGGTGATGCCCGGCGCGCCAAAGCCGCCGCAGGACGCCATCAACCGCATCGACGCCTACATGAAGCAGGGCGGCACCGTGATATTCGACACCCGCGACGCCATCGAGGCGCCGCCGGGGCCCAACGGCGCGTCGCAGACGCCGGGAATGCTGGCGCTGCGCAGCATCCTCTCCTCGCTCGACGTTCCCGAACTCGAGCCGGTGCCGCGCGAGCACGTGCTGACCAAGACCTTCTACCTGCTGCGCGACTTTCCCGGCCGGTTCAGCACCGGCCAGACCTGGGTCGAGACTTTGCCGCGCGACGAGGACGACGAGGCCGCCTCGAGGCCGGCCCGCGGCGGCGACGGCGTCTCGCCGATCATCATCACCTCGAACGATCTGGCCGGCGCATGGGCCCTGCGTCCGGACGGCCAGCCGATGCTGCCGCTGACGCCGGGCGAACCGCGGCAGCGCGAATTCGCCTTCCGCGCCGGCGTCAACATCGTGATGTACACGCTGACCGGCAACTACAAGGCCGACCAGGTGCATGCGCCGGCGCTGATCGAACGGCTCGGGCAGTAG
- a CDS encoding CoA pyrophosphatase: MLKNDPAAIDSAEFFDRSRARLGFDVPPGLVDPNIIPKSGDQGTDRMLEIIAREQPVRPAAVLIPVVDHPQPTVLLTQRAAHLNDHAGQIAFPGGKIDSTDASPLDAALREAEEEVGLARKFVEPIGYLDLYATGFGFRILPTVARVKPGFRLSINKSEVDDAFEVPLAFLMDPANHQVHSKEFRGMERSYYAMPFAERYIWGATAGILRVLYERICLT, encoded by the coding sequence ATGCTGAAGAACGATCCTGCCGCGATCGACTCGGCGGAGTTTTTCGATCGCAGCCGCGCGCGGCTGGGCTTCGACGTGCCGCCGGGCCTGGTCGATCCCAACATCATCCCGAAGAGCGGCGATCAGGGCACCGATCGCATGCTGGAGATCATCGCGCGCGAACAGCCGGTGCGGCCGGCCGCGGTATTGATCCCGGTGGTGGACCATCCGCAGCCGACGGTGCTGCTGACGCAGCGCGCGGCGCATCTCAACGATCACGCCGGCCAGATCGCATTCCCCGGCGGCAAGATCGACTCGACCGACGCTTCGCCGCTCGACGCCGCGTTGCGCGAGGCCGAGGAGGAGGTCGGCCTCGCCCGCAAATTCGTCGAGCCGATCGGCTATCTCGACCTCTACGCGACCGGATTCGGATTTCGCATCCTGCCGACGGTGGCGCGGGTGAAGCCGGGCTTCAGGCTCAGCATCAACAAGTCGGAAGTGGACGATGCCTTCGAGGTTCCGCTGGCGTTCCTGATGGACCCGGCCAACCACCAGGTGCACAGCAAGGAATTCCGCGGCATGGAGCGTTCCTATTACGCGATGCCGTTCGCCGAGCGCTACATCTGGGGCGCCACCGCGGGAATCCTGCGGGTGCTGTACGAGCGGATCTGCCTCACATGA